DNA from Pirellulales bacterium:
TCGGCCGCCGAGGGAGCGGAAATCGAAATCCGCGAAGGATTCGATCCGGCGCGGATTCGACTTGTCGGAAATGTTGCCGGACAGCCTCCGTTTCGCGGACGGCTTTGCCACCACGGCTGGGAGGCCTTGCGATGCGATCTTCCGGAATGGACCGGCAGCGAACGATCGATGTTGGTTGTCTCGCCCGCCGAAGTTGAATTGAGATAGCGAGGCAGAGGGGGGCGGTCCCCGTTTTTCTCCGAAGACTGCGAAAAATGGGGACAATCCCCAGTGTTGTGAATGGAAGTGGCGCCGCGGAATTGAGGTAAACGTCTGCATGGCTGCAAAGTATGTGTTGGGCATCGACCTGGGCACGACCAATAGCGTGCTCGCCTACGCGCCGCTGGGGATCGACGACGCGGCGGTTGCGACGCTGTCCGTTCCGCAATTGGTCGGCCCCTCGACCGTCGAACCTCGGCGGGCGCTGCCGTCATTTCTCTACCTTGCGGCGGAACACGAACGCTCGAGCGGGGCCTACGACTTGCCCTGGGAAAAGGGATGCGACTACGCCGTCGGCGAATTAGCGCGGCGGCAGGCGGCCGAGGTGCCCACGCGGACGGTTGTCGCCGCGAAATCGTGGCTTTGCTACAGTCATGTTGATCGCCATCAGCCGATCTTGCCGTTCGGAGCGCCGCCGGAGGTGGCCAAGACGTCGCCTGTGGCGGCATCGCGCCGGTATCTCGAACACTTGGTTGCCGCATGGGAAGCGGCGTTTCCGGATGCGCCGGTTCGCGAGCAGCATGTCGTGCTGACCGTGCCGGCTTCATTCGACGCCAGCGGCCGCGAACTGACACGCGAAGCCGCGATCACGGCCGGCCTGCCGGATCATCTTGTGCTTCTGGAAGAGCCACAGGCGGCGGTTTACGCATGGCTGGCCGATCGCGGCGAGCGATGGCGGCGCGAATTAAAGGTCGGCGACACGCTTTTGGTTTGCGATGTCGGCGGCGGCACGACCGATCTGACGTTGATCGGCGTCACCGAAGAAGAGGGCGAATTGTCGTTGCGTCGGATTGCGGTCGGCAACCACATCCTCGTCGGCGGCGACAACATGGATCTCGCCCTGGCGCATCTGCTCAGCGCCGCGTTCGAAGAAAAGGGAACGACGCTCGATCCTTGGCAATCGGTTTCACTATGGCATGCCTGCCGAACGGCGAAGGAAACGCTTTTTTCGGAAGGCGGCCCGAAAAAACATCCCGTCACGGTGCTCGGCCGCAGCAGCAAATTGATCGGCGGCACGGTTTCGGTCGATTTGGACCGCAAGAGTGCCGCCGCGTTTTTGCTGGATGGCTTCTTTCCGGAATGCGCGCTCACCGATCAGCCCGCCCGGCGTCGATCGAGCGGTTTTCGCGAACTGGGATTGCCGTTCGAATCGGATACGGCGATCACGCGCCATCTGGCCGCGTTTCTTACGGCGCATGGCGAAGCGAAGAGCGGCCCGATCCGGCCGACTTATATCTTGTTCAATGGCGGCGTGTTCAAGGCTGACATGCTGCGCGAGCGATTGCTGCAGGTCGCCGGCAGTTGGTTTG
Protein-coding regions in this window:
- a CDS encoding Hsp70 family protein, with product MAAKYVLGIDLGTTNSVLAYAPLGIDDAAVATLSVPQLVGPSTVEPRRALPSFLYLAAEHERSSGAYDLPWEKGCDYAVGELARRQAAEVPTRTVVAAKSWLCYSHVDRHQPILPFGAPPEVAKTSPVAASRRYLEHLVAAWEAAFPDAPVREQHVVLTVPASFDASGRELTREAAITAGLPDHLVLLEEPQAAVYAWLADRGERWRRELKVGDTLLVCDVGGGTTDLTLIGVTEEEGELSLRRIAVGNHILVGGDNMDLALAHLLSAAFEEKGTTLDPWQSVSLWHACRTAKETLFSEGGPKKHPVTVLGRSSKLIGGTVSVDLDRKSAAAFLLDGFFPECALTDQPARRRSSGFRELGLPFESDTAITRHLAAFLTAHGEAKSGPIRPTYILFNGGVFKADMLRERLLQVAGSWFGAKAAPKSLEGNRDLDLAVARGAAYYGLAKQGRGVRIRGGAARSYYVGIETAGLAIPGAVRPLRALCVVPFGMEEGTELDIPGSEIGIVVGEQAFFRFFSSAVRKQDKPGDLLAAWGVDELSETDSLEATLPPVADLEDSYVPVRFHSHITELGVFELWCVSTSSNHRWKLEFSVRGSEEQ